In the genome of Myxococcus stipitatus, one region contains:
- a CDS encoding type VI secretion system Vgr family protein: MASQALGALGASGALGALSQVVNAIAGESPLDKVRFSFTSNADPAAGWRVVELHAREGLSELYTCTVDLANEHLGADIDGLLGSSAEVLISHDAGARRLCGIVHRVEHTGTQAGHLLARAHVVPALWALSQRKDNRIFQEKKVPEILEEVLTQGLQPFERPFRIELNREYLPREYCVQYQETDLDFLLRLMEEEGIFFYFDHSGEKEELVLQEENEQCPSCEAVKGSPITVRGPEAATAADECLRTFDFSQQMHTTSVVVRDFNWTHPDYDLTRESRAQDVLGRDRESYEYPAPLLGPYDAGEKKYKYEPAQKQEQLRRQALHAEGKRGRGLGYVTGFTPGYMFELTGHGHTALDQWYLLTHVEHHGRAPEELTDDSHARRPAGEVSDRYHNTFECIPLDVSFRAPRRRPRARMAGLQTATVVGPASEEIHTDEHGRVKVQFHWDRQGKRDEKSSCFLRVVQAWAGLGWGFVFLPRIGMEVLVDFLEGDPDRPIVVGSVYNGKNTPPYPLPQHKTRSTIRTSSSKDSDGFNELRFEDAKDAEEIFLHAQKDFNEVVLNNHSTSVKANQTNSVDGSQTETVGGEQTMSVKGNRTKTVDKDETTTVHGKRTETVDKDETITITGARTEDVTGKEKLTLKAGRDATVNTLEKLTVTGKREETIGGNDTLEVTGDKSQHATKKFVMTGDVQLQAKQGECSITLEESITIEGTSKKVALHNSSGQMVIDGNKIEVTAVQELSLVCGAASIKLKSDGTVEVNGGKEVSLGAQQSTVKLEAAGAAISAPKLTSSAIGIHEITGALIKIN, encoded by the coding sequence GTGGCGAGCCAGGCCCTCGGGGCGCTGGGCGCTTCGGGGGCCCTGGGCGCCCTGTCCCAGGTGGTCAATGCCATCGCGGGCGAGTCCCCCCTGGACAAGGTCCGCTTCTCCTTCACCTCCAACGCGGACCCGGCGGCCGGATGGCGCGTGGTGGAGTTGCATGCGAGGGAAGGGCTTTCGGAGCTCTATACCTGCACGGTGGACCTGGCGAACGAGCACCTCGGCGCGGACATCGACGGGCTGTTGGGCTCGTCGGCCGAGGTCCTCATCTCCCATGACGCGGGAGCCCGACGTCTGTGCGGAATCGTCCACCGTGTAGAGCACACGGGGACACAGGCGGGGCACCTGCTGGCGCGAGCCCATGTCGTCCCCGCGCTGTGGGCCCTGTCGCAGCGCAAGGACAACCGCATCTTCCAAGAGAAGAAGGTGCCGGAGATATTGGAGGAGGTGCTCACCCAGGGCTTGCAGCCCTTCGAGCGACCCTTCCGAATCGAGCTCAACCGCGAGTACCTGCCGCGCGAGTACTGCGTGCAGTACCAGGAGACAGACCTCGACTTCCTCCTGAGGCTCATGGAGGAGGAGGGCATCTTCTTCTACTTCGACCACTCGGGGGAGAAGGAGGAGCTGGTCCTCCAGGAGGAGAACGAGCAGTGTCCTTCCTGCGAGGCGGTGAAGGGCTCGCCCATCACGGTGCGGGGTCCAGAGGCCGCCACGGCGGCGGATGAGTGCCTGCGCACCTTCGACTTCTCACAGCAGATGCACACCACCAGCGTGGTCGTGCGAGACTTCAACTGGACGCACCCGGACTACGACTTGACGAGGGAGTCCCGGGCCCAGGATGTGCTGGGGCGCGACCGCGAATCCTACGAGTACCCCGCACCGTTGTTGGGCCCGTATGACGCGGGGGAGAAGAAGTACAAGTACGAGCCGGCGCAGAAGCAGGAGCAGCTGCGCCGTCAAGCCTTGCACGCGGAGGGCAAGCGCGGCAGGGGCCTGGGCTACGTCACGGGCTTCACGCCGGGCTACATGTTCGAGCTGACGGGGCATGGACACACCGCGCTCGACCAGTGGTACCTGCTGACGCACGTGGAGCACCATGGCCGGGCTCCCGAGGAGCTCACGGACGACTCCCACGCGCGGAGGCCCGCGGGCGAGGTGTCGGACCGCTACCACAACACGTTCGAGTGCATCCCGCTGGATGTGTCCTTCCGGGCCCCGCGCCGGCGGCCCCGGGCGCGCATGGCGGGGTTGCAGACGGCGACGGTGGTGGGCCCCGCGAGCGAGGAGATCCACACCGACGAGCATGGTCGCGTGAAGGTGCAGTTCCACTGGGACCGGCAGGGCAAGCGGGACGAGAAGAGCTCCTGTTTCCTGCGCGTGGTGCAGGCGTGGGCGGGGCTGGGGTGGGGCTTCGTCTTCCTGCCGCGCATCGGGATGGAAGTGCTGGTGGACTTCCTGGAGGGAGACCCGGACCGTCCCATCGTGGTGGGCAGTGTGTACAACGGGAAGAACACGCCGCCGTACCCGCTCCCCCAGCACAAGACGCGCAGCACCATCCGCACCTCCAGCTCGAAGGACAGCGATGGTTTCAACGAGCTGCGTTTCGAGGACGCGAAGGACGCGGAAGAAATCTTCCTGCACGCGCAGAAGGACTTCAACGAAGTGGTGCTGAACAACCACAGCACGTCGGTGAAGGCGAACCAGACGAACTCGGTGGATGGTTCTCAGACGGAGACGGTGGGCGGCGAGCAGACGATGTCGGTGAAGGGCAATCGCACCAAGACGGTGGACAAGGACGAGACGACCACTGTCCATGGCAAGCGCACCGAGACGGTGGACAAGGACGAGACCATCACCATCACCGGCGCGCGAACCGAGGATGTGACGGGGAAGGAGAAGCTCACGCTGAAGGCGGGCCGCGACGCCACCGTGAACACGCTGGAGAAGCTCACCGTCACGGGCAAGCGCGAGGAGACCATCGGCGGGAACGACACGCTGGAGGTCACGGGGGACAAGTCTCAGCACGCCACCAAGAAGTTCGTGATGACGGGCGATGTGCAGCTCCAGGCCAAGCAGGGGGAGTGCAGCATCACGCTCGAGGAGAGCATCACCATCGAGGGCACCAGCAAGAAGGTGGCGCTGCACAACTCCTCGGGTCAGATGGTCATCGACGGGAACAAGATTGAAGTGACGGCGGTCCAGGAGCTGTCGCTCGTCTGCGGCGCGGCGAGCATCAAGCTCAAGAGCGACGGCACGGTGGAGGTCAATGGCGGCAAGGAAGTGAGCCTGGGGGCCCAGCAGAGCACGGTGAAGCTGGAGGCCGCCGGGGCGGCCATCTCCGCGCCCAAGCTGACCTCCTCGGCCATTGGCATCCACGAAATCACCGGCGCCCTCATCAAGATCAACTGA